The following DNA comes from Clarias gariepinus isolate MV-2021 ecotype Netherlands chromosome 7, CGAR_prim_01v2, whole genome shotgun sequence.
AAGGTAAGAGGATTATTGGATATCCGGTTAAAGTCTCTAAATACTCTCTTAGTtggtatttttttcttatgagGAACTAttcttaatatatttttattcatttatgtttcaATTAGCATTGGTTCAGTAGAATTTagcaaaatgcatgaatggtTATGTTTCTATATATGTTGAGGTTTTTGTGGCAAAGAATGTGTACTAACCTACATATATCTAATTACCTTGTAGATTATATTTAGACAGACAGAAGACATAGACATCAGCATATTTCCCAATGgctggtattattattattattattattattattattattattattattattattattagtaatagtagtagtattatgttgttgttgttgttgttgttatgttatgttatgttatgttatgttatgttatgttatgttgttatgttatgttatgttatgttatgttatgttatgttatgttatgttatgttatgttatgttatatttgATTTAAATCTTCTTGTCCAATAGAGAATAATTTCCCTCCCCTGCCACCGTTTATCCCCCTGAAGCCATGTTTTTACCAGGACTTTGAGGAGATTCCAGAGCAGCACCGCAACATGTGCAAAAAACTTTACTATCTCTGGATATGTGGGTATTTGCTATAGGGTGTATCTGTctcttaaataaatacttagtTTAGTAAAGGTCTCATAGAAATTGTCCTTTCAAATGCAGATCTaaaaatctgcatgtgtttttgttatattgtttaaatactgCTGTGGGGTAATGAAAAGTTATTAGAACCATTATTGATTATACAATATCGATGTTTCTTTTTacctttcttccttctttttcccTTTCCTCCCACTTTCCTTTCACATTTTATTCCTATGGTTTCATAAACTTTGACTCAACTGATATTTCAGAAacataagcagaaaaaaatccttccttccttccttctacTTGTAAtcatttctttgtatttctTTGACTTAGCTAatatagaaaatagaaatagaatttATTGAACAACACTCCAGTTTTGGTttattccttcctttcttctatAGACTCAATTAATATTTCAGGAGCATGACCTGAAATCAAACaggtaacaaacaaacaacaacagcagcaacaacaacaacaacaacaaccctcacattttctttccttccttccttcctttcttcctttctccctccctccctttctttctttcttctttctttttttctacttgCAGTTACAGTCAAAGGTTTGGGCACACCTATTTCATAGTTTGAAAACTATGAAGTAACACATTTGCAACTAGGtgaataacaacaataaaagtaaaagtaacaataacaacaatttgagtcaattattattttaagacacagaggtcagctgtTTTGAAACaattcttgcaaaaacagtattgtcaggtGCATTTgtgaaacccatcaaacaccatgatgaaactggctctcataaagatcATATCAGGATCTTGAAAATTGAttttttagcattgttttaaaatgtataaagaaataaggaCCAGGGAAGCCCCgatcatggaattagaaggtctGCCCAAACTGGTTTGACTGGTAGTATGTGCAGTATATACCATAAATAATTTCAAAGATATTGAATACATTacattcctttctctctctctctctctctctctctctctctctctctctctctctctctctctttctctctctctctctctctctctctctctctctctctcgttacCCCTTCCATTCTCTCCTTTTCCTTTGTCTCCAACTCCTCTCCTGTATAAGGTCCAGGACATGGTGTTGTTTTTGCACTAACATGAATGTTGTTTCCTCAGTGTACAGTGCCACTCTGGTGGTGAATTTCATAGGCTGTATGGCTTGGATGTTTGCTGGAGGAGGAGTGACGAACTTTGGCATGTCCATCATGTGGCTGATCCTCTTCACTCCTTGTTCCTACGTGTGTTGGTTCAGACCAGTCTACAAGGCCTTCAAGTAAGTTTCATTAGTCCTACAATTGAACAGTTGTACGCTGTATGTCACATTTTTCCTGCACTTACGCTATTTTGttaacttaatgatgtgatttagAAAGATTGAGAGTAGAGAATATATTAAAAAGATCATTCTATGATAAATATTGAAAACCATTATGTGTttgaataactttgaatttttataaattcattATTTGGTTAGGAAAACAGCTGGAATGTTTTAAAGACAGATTGGATAAGGTtagcttattttaatttttttaaatatatattttatgggATACAGGTCACTTTTACAAGAGATAGTGAGAAATGTCTAACAATGCACCCTCATTATGTAAGTAAGTTACAGAAGCAGgtaataatattttgtttgcAAATGAGTTGCATGCCATAATcataaaataactgactttacacacaatttgtttatatttaaagtttcattttattttagtgcaGTGGATGAGCTAAACTTGGTGACAGTTGCTGTTATTGGACCTCATATGATGTCCACCTCCTGACAGTTTTGAACACAGTTATTTATAGGACAGCAAATACGGCCTGTGGGTTTGACAGTTTGAGATAGAATTCACTTTTCACTATCTGACTGCTGTCTTCTCCCACTGTCCATCTGTTACCTTTAGGACAGATAGCTCCTTCAACTTCATGgctttcttcttcatcttcatgGCTCAGGTTGTTATCAGCACCTTCCAAGCCATTGGGATTCCAGGATGGGGGGTCTGGTAAGCGACTCTGGTTGTTTAGTGTCTTATACGCTCAGACCAGCATTTTACCTACTaccatgctttaaaaaatagaccagcatttaaatgataatctgtaataatgacttttattttaataattaatattgacAAATTTTACAAAGCATTGCAAAATGCATCTATATGGTACCTGGTGAAATTCCCGGTAATTGTacaatattattacaataaaaaataaaagtataacaATTCTGTCTGTTCATGTTTATATTTAGGGCAGTGTCTGGTCAAAAGGTTAAGGTTCTAGGTTGCCCTTGTTGTGGTCTCAGGCTAGGCCCTTACTAAACGCCCATACAAATTACTCCGGTGTTGCTGGTCTTTTTGCATGGATGAACAGTGTTGGGCTAGCAACTCAGCCCCGTAAATACCTTCATTGCTACAAAAACTATGAGACCTGTTGCACAAAATGTTCAACAATGGACAATACTCTACATGGAATACGACTATTGCTGCCACAATCTATAAtacccagcacccacttacatTCACACATCACAACTACACAAAATTTCCAAATCATCGTAATCACAACTACCCAGAAACAATTACAGTCTCAGCATTTAAGCATTTCCAAATAAAGCTTTTGCATACTTGCTCTTGCATGTTCTCGCCTCCTGAAATCAGTCAATACGACAAAACTACCAAAATGTCtagaaatagtttaaataatCATAAAGTTGTCTTTGCTATTCTAGTTTCATAAAAGGAAATACGAAATTAATTTGACCAGGTTGGATATGGATgcctttctgatttcttttgCAGTGTAGCCatggaaaaagtttttttgttgtttattaacCGTTCCCATATTTCCATTTAATATTGGCctattccatatttttttcacCAGATTTATAGACCTGAACATGCATGTCAGCACGAGATATTGAGGTTCCATCAAACTGTCAGACAATGGAGCTGGAATTAATACTGCTTCTCGCTTGAGTCGAGATTGTGCAAGAAAACTTGAGAGGACGTCCTTGGTCTAAATCAAGCGCAACTAAGACAGGCTACTGTTTTAGCCAAATATCATTCTGTGTTGTAACTgtcaaactttaaaaaagtgCTTGGAATGTATTGTATTCACAGCCTGAATACAGATGTGTGCAATTTTAGTATTAAATCCTGACTATGCGTCATTACAATCTCTGAATGTAGGGCTACCTGTTCATATTCTGAAAACAGTATCAACATCTAAAAATACTGCTCTGCTCTGTGTTTTCTCAGTGGCTGGTTGGGCACTATTGTCTTCTTTGGCACTAACATCTTTGCCTCCATCATCATGCTGGTTCCGACCATCATGTTTACAGCTGTAGCGGTTTTGTCCTTCATTGCTCTCACTACGGTAACACAAATATTCTATCGATACaccttaagtttttttttctcttttactttTGTAATTAATCAAATCTTCAAGAGTGCTGTTTTACTGAAAAATAAGCTACTCACATGGCACTGTAGCAACACCATGCATTTACAGTAGGGATGCActgtagacatggtcaagataATCTGCTGAAGTTCGAACAAAGCATCAAAATTGGGATTAAAGgtaatttaagtgactttgaatgtCACATGGGTGTGCTGGTGACAGACAGGCTGGTCTGACaatttctgaaactgctgatctactagGATTTTCCCACACAagcatctctagggtttacaaagaacgTTATGAAAGAGAAAAAGTCCAGTGAGCAGCAGATCTCTGAGCAAAAATGTCTTGTGGTGCCAGAGTTCAGAGGATAATGGCCAGACTGCTTGAAGCGGATAGAAAGactacagtaactcaaataatatCTCATTACAACTGAGGTAGTGTATGCTGCagagcatctctgaacatgtcaagcagatgggctacagcagcagaagaccacaccacgTGCCACTCCTGTCATCTAAGAACAGGCAACTGAGGTTACAATTCACATGGGCTTACCAAAACTGGACAATACAAGATTGGAAAAATGTCACCTGGTCTCAAGTTCAGAATTGGatgtaaacaaaatgaaagcatggattcatcctgccttgtatcaacAGTTCAGGCTGCTACTGGTGCTGTGATTGTGTGGTGGATATAGTCTTGGCACACTTGGGGGCCCTTAGTACCAATTGTGCAACATTTATATAACACAGCCTGCCTAAGAATTATTGCTGagcatgtccatccctttatgaccacaggaaGCCACATCaagtcacaaagctaaaatcatcccaaactggtttcttgaacatgacaacaCGAGTTCACTGGACTCACATGGCCTCTACAGTTAGCAGATCTCAAACCAAGAGAGCACTTTTGGGATGTTGTGGAATGGGAGATGTTGTATgcatgataagtgtatgtttgTACATTATCAAGGGACCACCAGGAGGTTTTGGTAAGCAGAACGTAAAACTCAAGTTTGTTGATAAAAGCTCACTGTCTTACACAAGTAAGAAGGTGCCACACTTAACTGcactaaaaacaaacatcaaaagtTTAAACTAAATCCGGAACTGTACCGGAAGCCAGTGGAGGGAATAAAAGattggtgtgatgtgatcataTTTACAAGTATTAGTTAGCATGCAAGCCAAAGCATTTTGCACAAGTTGCTGGCGATGTAAACGAGCTTCAGTGACTTCAACATGAAAAGCATTGCAATAGTCTAGCCGCAaactaataaaagcatgaatggcTTTCTCCAGGTCACTCTGATTTAAAAACGGCTTGAACTTTGCGAGGAGGAGAAGATTGAAAAAGCCTGCCTTGGCAACAGAATCAATGTCTGTCTGATAGTTTAAACTGCTGTCTAAAGTCATTCCCAAATTTTTGGCTGCTTGGCTAAAATGAGGGATTGGGGAATCAAAACCAGCAGtaacaaaaccaggaaaatcTGAGGTGCCAACATTCTGTtttactctcattcacacagagACAGTTCTGTGACAGCAAAAGTTTGATAtcatgcaaacaactatggatTGATTTAAGTGTATCGGAGGAATTTGGCACAATTGGCAAATAGATTTGTAAATCATCTGCATACAGATAAAACGAAACATTGTGCTTTGAAATAATCAACCCTAATGGCAGCATGTACAAGGAAAATAGAACAGGACCCAAAATGGAACCCTGAGGAACCCCAGAGGTCAAAGGGACTGGGGAGGAAGGGAGATTACCAATCATGACAGAGAAAGTCCTATTTGTTAAAAGGTCCAGCATCACGAGCAGCACAGGTTTTTTGGAATCAAGGGACAGGAGAATATCATTTTGAACCTTCAGGAGAGTGCATTCCATGCTGTGACGTGTTTTAAAGCTGGATAGAAACTTCTCTAgaacatgattttttaaaacaaaaaactgcagCTGGATAGAGACAATTTTTACCTAAAATCGtagataaaaaagataaataagacACTGGTCTAAAATTAGACAATACTGCAGGATCAAGATTGGATTTCTTGAGAAAAGGCCTGACCACAGCGTGTTTGAATCTATGGCATAAAAATCTATGCCATAAAGAAATCTATGAAATCCATGCCATAAAGAATTAATG
Coding sequences within:
- the scamp5b gene encoding secretory carrier-associated membrane protein 5 isoform X2; the protein is MAVYSATLVVNFIGCMAWMFAGGGVTNFGMSIMWLILFTPCSYVCWFRPVYKAFKTDSSFNFMAFFFIFMAQVVISTFQAIGIPGWGVCGWLGTIVFFGTNIFASIIMLVPTIMFTAVAVLSFIALTTVHNMYRGSGGSMSKAQEEWATGAWKNPHVQQAAQQAALGAVHGATQAQDPSNTPNYSNETLIQNEI
- the scamp5b gene encoding secretory carrier-associated membrane protein 5 isoform X1, translating into MAENNFPPLPPFIPLKPCFYQDFEEIPEQHRNMCKKLYYLWILYSATLVVNFIGCMAWMFAGGGVTNFGMSIMWLILFTPCSYVCWFRPVYKAFKTDSSFNFMAFFFIFMAQVVISTFQAIGIPGWGVCGWLGTIVFFGTNIFASIIMLVPTIMFTAVAVLSFIALTTVHNMYRGSGGSMSKAQEEWATGAWKNPHVQQAAQQAALGAVHGATQAQDPSNTPNYSNETLIQNEI